Part of the Phycisphaerae bacterium genome, ATCGGGGACATTACCCGACATGCACATATTTCACGATCGGCGCTGGAGCGTCGATTCAAGCAGGCATTGGGGCGCACAGTGGGGCAGGAGATTCAACGGACGCGGATTGCCCGGGCTCAACAGATGCTGGCTGACAATAAGCTCCCGATCAAACAAGTCGCGGATCGGGCGGGCTTCAAGACCGTCCAGTACATGACCCGGGTGTTTCGGACGATGCTCAGGCAGACCCCGGGCGCCTACCGTCGGGCGGTCCAGTCCTGAGCGACCCGAAAGTACAAACCTTTTTCCATAAAAGACAAAACTCCGGGGCCTTTTGCCCTTGAACCGGCTGATCGTCGCCCGATAGCATAGGTATCAGTCGGAAGAGGGACTCCGCCCGAAGAGTCCCGAGAGGCAGGTGCCATCATTTCAAGACGGAGCTGCATCAATGAACCGACGGTCGAATGGATTCACGTTGATTGAAGTCCTCGTCGTGGTGGCGATTATTGCGCTGCTGGTGGCGATTCTGCTTCCATCGCTATCCCGGGCGCGGGCTCAAGCACGTATCTCGGCGTGCCAGAGCAATCTGCACCAGGCCGGCGTGGCGGTCACCACTTACGCGGTAGAGTACGCGGAGTTCATCCCCCGCGGAGGCAACGTGCAAAGGTACTTTTCCAACGGGGACATTCATTGGTCCATCGTCCTGCTCAAACAGGTCGGAGAGAAGGTTGCCCCCCTGTTTCAACAGGCCCAGGCGGCCGGCAGGAGCATGCAGACGTTCCCGGATGGCAGATCCTACGAAGCCAGGGGAATAGCCCTCAACTACCTGCTCTGGGACAAACTGAAGCGCGTGGAGGTGTTTCATTGTCCCGAGCGCGCGGCCAGATCCCAGGACGCGGAAGTTCTCAGTTACGTGGTGAACGCTTTCAATCCGAAGGCCGTCACCGGGAGCCAGGGATTCTCGGACACGAGAGATGCGACACGACTCTCGCTCTGGAAAAGGCCTGCGCAGGTCGTTTACCTGGCGGACATGGAGGACTCGGCCGTCTCGGAGGCGGCCAAGGAGGCCTATGGGTTCAGGGATCTCAGCCGGTTCGATGCCTTCGAGCCGAGCCATTTGCCCAGCGGTCCCGGCCGCGACCGGCGCGTCGCCAGGGCGATGCATCTGAATCGCCGCACAAGCTGCCTGTTTGTCGACGGTCACGTTGAAGGCCTGGATTCCCTCCCGCGCGGGGGGGAGCCCGATATTGACGTTTCCGGCAGTTACTCGTTGCGATGGCAGCGGGCCTTTGGAGTGGAAAGGCCCTGACGCCGGCAGCAGGAAGGAGGGTGTATCTCGCGACCGATCAATGAAATCAAGAGCTCTTGGAGTGCCCGGTGTCGGCATTGATCTCGATAAGGTCAGCCCCGAGGCCGGACGGATAACAAGAAAAGCAAGAGAGCTATGGTGCTTTCTATTAGTCTCGTCCGTCGCAACGG contains:
- a CDS encoding type II secretion system protein, with translation MNRRSNGFTLIEVLVVVAIIALLVAILLPSLSRARAQARISACQSNLHQAGVAVTTYAVEYAEFIPRGGNVQRYFSNGDIHWSIVLLKQVGEKVAPLFQQAQAAGRSMQTFPDGRSYEARGIALNYLLWDKLKRVEVFHCPERAARSQDAEVLSYVVNAFNPKAVTGSQGFSDTRDATRLSLWKRPAQVVYLADMEDSAVSEAAKEAYGFRDLSRFDAFEPSHLPSGPGRDRRVARAMHLNRRTSCLFVDGHVEGLDSLPRGGEPDIDVSGSYSLRWQRAFGVERP